The region TCTGAGCCAAAATCAACACTAAAAAAACTTCTAACAACTGCATTAGGAGTTTTAGTGGTTGTGGATAAAAAAAGAGAAATATATTTTATTGATAATGTAAAATTTCATATCGATACAGTAACTGACTTAGGTGAATTTATTGAGATTGAAGCAATTGATAGTGACGGTAGTATTGGTAGCGACAAACTGCTAGAACAATGCAAACACTACCTTGATTTATTTAACATCCCTAAAGATAATTTAATTTCAGGTTCGTATAGTGATTTATTATTACAAAAATAACTATGAAAACTTTAACTTCAGCAGACGCAAAGAAACTTGCGCTTAAAATACTCACTGAAATCAACCCCCTCGACCAAAGGGAGTTTTTGGTGGTTCATTCAGAAAAAGTTGGGCAAGTTGCAAAATTAATTGCCCAGAAATTAAATATTAGAAGTGAAGTATTTGAAATCGCTGGCTGGGTACACGATATTGGCTATTCAAAAAATTCTGGCACTCATGCAAATTTTGCAATTCCAATATTGAAAGAATTAGGTTATGAAGTTGATGAAATACTTAAAGACTGCATTTTGAACCACGGCAACGAAGGCAAACCAAAAACTGCTGAGGGCAAAATATTTCAATTAGCTGACAAATTCAGTATTTTTGATTTAGATGTAATTAAAATCATACTTAAACATGGAACCTTTCCACTAAAAGCCGAAGATATTGCTTTTCTAAAAATGATGACGGATAAATCGTTTGAATTATTGAAACAATTTTCCGACTAACCAAAACTCTTTTCTAAAAAACTATATGAAAATAATTATTGGTACCAAAAACCAAGCCAAAACCCAAGCGATTAAAGATGTTTTTGAGCAAGTTTTTTCGAATTTAGAAATTACCAACGAAAAATTTTCTTCCGACGTTTCGGAACAACCGCTCTCAGAGGAGGAAGGAATAAAGGGAGCACTCAACAGAGCGACACATGCGAAGTATAAATATCCTACTGCTGATTATTGTATTGGAATGGAGGGTTATGTTAATACCAACAATTATGGTATGTTTTTGGCTGGAGCTGTAGTAATTATCAACAATGAAGGAAAAGCCGGAATTGGCTTAAGTGCCAAAATGATTCTTCCAGCTTTTATTCAAGAAAAAATTAACGAGGGACAAGAACTTGGTCCATTAATAAAATCGCTATTGAACGATACTGAAGGAAAAATTAGACATTATGACGGGACAAACGGAATTTTATCAAAAGGCTTATACAACAGAGTTGATGAATTCAAAGACGCTACTAAATGCGCTTTGGCGTGCTTTCAATCACCTGAATTTTATAATGAAAACATAAATTAACGATATGGACAATTGCATATTCTGTGAAATCATTACCAAGAAAAAACCCGCTAAAATCATTTACGAAAATAGAGATGTACTTTGTTTTTTACCAAAAAAAATTGAAGTTCATGGTCATACACTTATAGTTCCAAAAAAACATTTTCAAGATTTGTATGACATTCCAGCAAAAATTCTTTGTGAATTAACAAAAGCTACAAAATTCCTAACCATTGAATACCAAAAATCCATAAAGGCAACTGGAATAAACTTAATGCATGCAAGCGGTAAAGATGCACAACAATCAATATTTCATTTTCATTTCCACTTACTTCCAAGATTTCAGAATGATAGTTTGGACACATGGCCAAAATTTAAAAAAATAAAAGTAGATAATGACGAACTGTGGCAAAAACTATTTCCTGGGGTAAACTAAAGGATAAACTTTAAATAAGCACACAATTAACAACTAAAATCTATGGAACCAAAAGAACCTACAACTGAACAAAACCAAGGTCTTACCTTTAACTCTCTTAAACAAGAAATGTTGGACATGGAAGGATCAACTATGGATCCTGAGAATTTTGCCAAATATTTAGTCTGGTCACTGGCCAGATCTGGTGCGAGCAAAGAGCAAATATTAAGTGCGGCTACAGAATTCAATTCTGAATTCCCACATTTTCAACTTGAAACAGTAGAAGAACCTGTCAGTAGCACAGATGGTGTTAATGGAGGTGTTGACGGCCCATATTTTAAATTCAAAAAAGAAGTTGCTCAATAAATCACTAAATATAACTTTTCAATTTAAATAGAACTATCATGAATAGCGCAAAGCCCGAACAATTTATGCCATCGCAAGCAGAATCCAAGAAAGCCGAAAGCATATTAACAGAAGAACAACGAAAAGCCTCTAAAATTCGAGAAAAATATCATGAGCAATATCAACCACCTTGGGAAGATTTTGCTGAAAGCAATATAGATAAAGTCTCTAAAAAACGCAAACCACCAACGCCAGAGCAGATCAGAGACATGAATCAAAGAATTGTCGAACTTGGTGAAGCATTTGAAGGTTCAGATTTAAATTGGCATTTAGACGGTGCTTTGAATATTTCTTTTTTAAACGGTGCTGGGAATAATCCCGATAATTATATTGGCAACCACAAAGATGTCGATATATCAGTTGAACAAAGCGAACTCGCTGAACTTGAAGCTCAACTATTAGCAAAAGGTTACGGCTTCTTTTTATCTAGAACTGACGGTAAAACAGGCAATAAAGTGCTTAGACGCGTAGACCATGAAAATTTTCACGATTCTGACACCGAACATATGCTTATTGCCGCCATAGATAAAAACGGCAAAGTTCGCAACGACAAAGCACTAAATTTCGTTGATGTTCATATTATTGAAAGAAATGAAGAAGGTGAACCATTAGGAAAAGCCGGCGTCACTATTCCAGAAAAATGGGCCAGACCACAACCATTAAAAATTCATGATCAAAAAATTAACTTATCCCATCCAGGAAAAGTTTTGTATTACAAGCTACATGAGGGCAGGGACTATGACATCACTGATATTCAAAGATTAATAGAAACAGGTGAAATAACAGAAGAAGACGTTGATGACGTGGGAGAAATTTATGAAAATGAATTTAAAAATAACCTCGAACGTGGACAGAAAGTTTTCAGAAACGTAGCCGATAAAATCAAACCAAAAATGTCTGCAAACGATATTTACAAGGTTATAAGTGAGCAACCTGAATTTCAAAAAGGCACTGACCTAGAAAAAGGCCTACAACAACTCGCTCAAAAAATTTCCGAATCAGAAGATAAATCCACAGAGGGGATACTCCGAATTGCTATAACAATGTTTCAAGTTGAAAGTAAAAACAAAGAGAAACGTAACGAAATATACAAAATCAGACAACAAGTGAAAGCTACCAATGAGTTGAAACAGTTACAAGCTGAAGTAAAAAAATATAAAAAACACCCCGCAGATTAAATAATCCTTTTATAACCAATAAAAACTATGACGAAAAAATTTGAAGATGGCCCAGCGGGGTCAGAAAGCCCGAAAGAATACTCCGCTCAAGCTTTACAAAAAATTCATCAACTTACCATTAAGGTACGCAATTTAATTACTTGGGATCTAGGTTCTATGTGTACAGACACGGAAGAAATTCAAATAGTCAAGGACTCAAAAAATGCAATGGATGAAATCGAAAATATATTTAAAGTTCCCAAACAACGATATTTATATAATGAGAAAAAGAACACAGAAAAACCACCCAGTAAAAGCCTGCTATTGTCTAATGAAGCTTTTGCAAAAGTACAAGAAAATTTAACTAAAATCCATAATATTATTGGTTGGGACATTGAGTCGATTTGCCATGACGAAACAGATCTTAGTGTAGTGAAAAGTGCCCGACAAGCATTTGAAGAACTAAAAGAATTATTAAAATAAATTATATAAAAAAAGGGCGTCAACTCATTGAGTCAACGCCCTGTGAAATTAAGTTCTAAGCAACCTCGAATTCGAAAACATCTTTGTCTCCGATTTCCTCGTTAGCCCAGACTTCCCACCACACATCATGGACGAGGTTAATCTGAGTATCAGTCAACTCCTGAGAACAAACCGCAATATAGCCGGTTGCTCCATCATCCGCTGTGATGTGGGTGAAGTACGGACAGTTCGTGCCGTCAAACACGTCCCGAATGGCCTTTGTAAGTATCGGACCAAGCGGTTCATCAGGCTCATAAAACGGAACCGAAATCCGATCTACATCATACTCTGTTGAAATGAAACGAAACTTCATCTTCATGATCAACTCCTTTGATCTATTTTTTTCAAGGTGAATTGATTAACAGTTGTCACTCCTTGGGAATGAACTTAGTAAGAATCATCACCTCGACGTCAAACTTGAGCTTGCGAAGCTCCTCGATGATGTCCTCGATATGATCATTCGGGGTGGAGACCAACCGCAGATACGGCTGGTGGACATTGCGATGATCCGTGACCTCAGACAAAACCACGGTCAATACGTACTCATCACGATACGACTTGTTCTCGAACAGTTTGGCAATCATAGCCGAAACGCCAGCAGCCTGCACTTCCTGAAAACCATACATCTCGATGTTAGGCATCTTAACCTCCAGTTTGTATTAATTACTATGTCTAACTACTTATCCTGATCTACTGTTGGAGAACTCTGACGCACCCAGCAAAACCGAGTGCCTCGCGAGCCAAAGCAGGCCTTCATTGGTCGACCCATTTCATCCCGCGGAACATCTTCTTGATTCCCCCCGAAAATGATAATCAATCCGACAACCAGAATAAAAAGAACGCCACCAATTACAGGTTCCATGAAACACCTCCATTGTTTCTTTATTATGACAACT is a window of Candidatus Falkowbacteria bacterium DNA encoding:
- a CDS encoding HD domain-containing protein, whose product is MKTLTSADAKKLALKILTEINPLDQREFLVVHSEKVGQVAKLIAQKLNIRSEVFEIAGWVHDIGYSKNSGTHANFAIPILKELGYEVDEILKDCILNHGNEGKPKTAEGKIFQLADKFSIFDLDVIKIILKHGTFPLKAEDIAFLKMMTDKSFELLKQFSD
- a CDS encoding class IV adenylate cyclase, which codes for MHQNIEIKAKSSNQEEIRVILKSKSADFKGIDHQIDTYFKINVGRLKLREGKIENYLIHYQREDKAGPKQSNVILFKSEPKSTLKKLLTTALGVLVVVDKKREIYFIDNVKFHIDTVTDLGEFIEIEAIDSDGSIGSDKLLEQCKHYLDLFNIPKDNLISGSYSDLLLQK
- a CDS encoding HIT domain-containing protein: MDNCIFCEIITKKKPAKIIYENRDVLCFLPKKIEVHGHTLIVPKKHFQDLYDIPAKILCELTKATKFLTIEYQKSIKATGINLMHASGKDAQQSIFHFHFHLLPRFQNDSLDTWPKFKKIKVDNDELWQKLFPGVN
- a CDS encoding DUF84 family protein; protein product: MKIIIGTKNQAKTQAIKDVFEQVFSNLEITNEKFSSDVSEQPLSEEEGIKGALNRATHAKYKYPTADYCIGMEGYVNTNNYGMFLAGAVVIINNEGKAGIGLSAKMILPAFIQEKINEGQELGPLIKSLLNDTEGKIRHYDGTNGILSKGLYNRVDEFKDATKCALACFQSPEFYNENIN